The following proteins are encoded in a genomic region of Flammeovirga pectinis:
- a CDS encoding SusC/RagA family TonB-linked outer membrane protein yields the protein MKMSINSTWRLATTMLLLLFSLVTFAQDRTVQGTVVDENGDPLPGVAVLVKGTTKGGTTDFDGKFKISLADGDDVLVVSYIGYMAQEVPVGNAATIDVFMEVDAEQLEEVVVIGYGSVKKEDATGSVQAIKASDFNQGAITSPQELLNGKVAGVQMTNSGGAPGAGSTIRIRGGSSLSASNDPLIVIDGVPIDNEGVTGMQNPLNTVNPNDIETFTVLKDASATAIYGSRASNGVIIITTKKGSSGKLKIDYSGNVSVATVPKKIDVLNANEFTEVLKQRYPNQAAVTDLLGSNNTDWQDQVYSNAISTDHNVAVGGSIADVVPFRASVGYTYNDGILETSHMDRTTVALNLTPSLLDDHLKVNVNAKYMNVQNTFADNGAIGSALRYDPTQQAKDPSSEFDRFGGYHSWLDAGTGDPITIATANPRALLDQKANTSGVNRFVGNAQLDYKFHFLPELKANLNLGYDYSKSDGKTLVPTNAAFMYASGGQYSPYKQEKKNELLDFTLQYVKDLESIDSRLDVMVGYSWQHFWREEYSYTNNYNNDQTPPQQPEKIFRTESYIVSFFGRLNYTFKDRYLLTATVRQDGTSRFSPETRFGLFPALAFAWNIKKEGFLSTSDAVSSLKLRLGWGITGQQNIGNGDYPYLNTYTASQNTADYEFYLPDGSPYYSTTMRPGGYDKNIKWEETTTYNIGLDYGFLDDKITGTLDVYQRYTTDLLNVIPVPAGSNLTNQLLTNVGDLENKGVEFSINYKAISTSDFHWDLGYNVTYNENKITKLTQVNDPNYKGVFTGGIAGGTGNTIQIHSEGHSASSFFVYEQVYNNDGKPLEGVYVDQNQDGLINDDDKVRKEDPAPTVYMGITSKMTYKNWDFSLAGRWNFGNYVYNNVASNSAYYAGMYTTTGGGYLSNLNSDIKNTEFENPQYFSDYYLQNASFFRLDNIMLGYNFNNIKNGAISMRVYGTVNNVFVVTPYKGLDPEISGGIDNDVYPRPRTFLVGVNVGF from the coding sequence ATGAAAATGAGCATTAACTCTACATGGCGTTTAGCTACAACGATGCTACTTTTATTGTTCTCTTTAGTGACATTCGCTCAAGATAGAACTGTACAAGGTACTGTTGTAGATGAAAATGGCGACCCACTACCGGGTGTGGCTGTTTTAGTTAAAGGTACTACTAAAGGTGGTACAACCGATTTTGACGGTAAATTCAAAATTTCACTTGCAGATGGCGATGATGTATTAGTTGTAAGTTACATTGGTTACATGGCACAAGAGGTGCCTGTAGGAAATGCAGCAACAATTGATGTGTTTATGGAAGTCGATGCAGAGCAACTTGAAGAAGTTGTAGTAATTGGTTATGGTAGCGTAAAGAAAGAAGATGCTACAGGGTCAGTCCAAGCTATTAAAGCTTCTGATTTTAACCAAGGTGCAATTACTTCTCCTCAAGAATTATTAAATGGTAAAGTAGCTGGTGTTCAAATGACGAACTCTGGTGGTGCTCCTGGTGCTGGATCAACAATCCGTATTCGTGGAGGGTCTTCTTTATCAGCTTCTAATGATCCTTTAATTGTAATTGATGGTGTACCAATTGATAACGAAGGTGTCACAGGTATGCAAAACCCTTTAAACACAGTTAACCCTAATGATATTGAAACATTTACAGTTTTAAAAGATGCATCTGCAACTGCAATTTACGGTTCAAGAGCATCAAATGGAGTAATTATTATTACAACTAAGAAAGGTTCAAGTGGTAAGTTAAAAATTGATTATTCGGGTAATGTATCTGTGGCTACAGTGCCAAAGAAAATCGATGTTTTAAATGCTAATGAATTTACTGAAGTATTAAAACAAAGATATCCTAACCAAGCTGCAGTTACAGACTTATTGGGTTCAAATAATACAGACTGGCAAGATCAAGTATATTCAAATGCAATATCTACTGATCATAATGTTGCTGTTGGTGGTTCAATTGCAGATGTTGTTCCTTTTAGAGCGTCTGTTGGTTACACTTACAATGATGGTATCCTAGAGACTTCTCACATGGATAGAACTACTGTGGCATTAAACTTAACTCCTTCATTATTAGATGATCATTTAAAAGTAAATGTGAATGCTAAATATATGAATGTTCAAAATACATTTGCTGACAATGGTGCAATTGGTAGTGCTTTACGTTACGATCCTACTCAACAAGCTAAAGATCCTTCAAGTGAATTTGATAGATTTGGAGGTTACCATTCATGGTTAGATGCAGGTACAGGTGATCCAATCACTATTGCAACTGCTAACCCAAGAGCTCTTTTAGATCAAAAGGCAAACACTTCTGGTGTAAATAGATTTGTAGGTAATGCACAGTTAGATTATAAATTTCACTTCTTACCTGAATTAAAAGCTAATTTGAATTTAGGTTACGATTACTCTAAATCTGATGGTAAAACATTGGTACCTACAAATGCAGCATTCATGTATGCTAGTGGTGGCCAGTATTCTCCTTATAAACAAGAGAAAAAGAATGAATTATTAGACTTTACTTTACAGTATGTTAAAGATCTTGAGTCAATTGATTCTAGATTAGATGTGATGGTAGGTTATTCATGGCAACATTTCTGGAGAGAGGAATATAGTTACACAAACAACTATAATAATGATCAAACTCCTCCTCAACAACCAGAAAAAATCTTCCGTACGGAATCTTACATTGTTTCATTCTTTGGACGTTTAAATTATACATTCAAAGATAGATATCTTTTGACTGCAACTGTTCGTCAAGATGGAACGTCAAGATTTTCTCCTGAAACAAGATTTGGTTTATTCCCAGCATTAGCTTTCGCTTGGAATATCAAGAAAGAAGGGTTCTTATCTACATCTGATGCAGTAAGTTCTTTAAAATTACGTTTAGGATGGGGTATTACTGGACAACAAAATATCGGAAATGGAGATTATCCATATTTGAATACATATACTGCCTCTCAAAATACTGCAGATTATGAGTTTTATTTACCTGATGGTTCTCCATATTATTCTACAACAATGCGTCCAGGTGGATACGATAAAAATATCAAATGGGAAGAAACTACTACTTATAACATTGGTTTAGATTATGGTTTCTTAGATGATAAAATTACTGGTACACTTGATGTTTATCAACGTTATACTACAGATTTACTTAACGTGATTCCTGTACCAGCTGGATCTAATTTAACTAACCAATTATTAACTAATGTTGGTGATTTAGAAAATAAAGGTGTAGAATTCTCGATTAATTATAAGGCTATTTCTACTTCTGATTTCCATTGGGATCTTGGATACAATGTAACTTATAACGAGAATAAAATTACGAAATTGACACAAGTAAATGATCCAAATTACAAAGGAGTATTTACAGGAGGTATTGCTGGTGGTACTGGTAATACAATTCAAATTCATTCAGAAGGGCATTCTGCAAGTTCTTTCTTTGTTTATGAACAAGTTTACAACAATGATGGAAAACCATTAGAAGGTGTTTACGTTGATCAAAATCAAGATGGTTTAATTAACGATGATGATAAAGTTAGAAAAGAAGACCCTGCTCCAACAGTATATATGGGTATTACTTCTAAAATGACTTATAAGAATTGGGATTTCTCATTAGCAGGTCGTTGGAACTTTGGAAATTATGTATACAATAACGTAGCTTCTAATAGTGCATATTATGCAGGTATGTACACAACAACAGGTGGTGGTTACTTAAGTAACTTAAATAGTGATATTAAAAATACAGAATTTGAAAACCCTCAGTATTTTTCTGATTACTACTTACAAAATGCTTCATTCTTCCGTCTTGATAACATCATGTTAGGTTACAATTTCAATAATATTAAAAATGGTGCAATCTCTATGAGAGTATATGGTACTGTAAATAATGTTTTTGTTGTAACACCTTACAAAGGTCTTGACCCAGAAATCAGCGGAGGTATTGATAATGATGTATACCCTCGTCCAAGAACATTCTTGGTAGGTGTTAATGTTGGATTCTAA
- a CDS encoding ABC transporter ATP-binding protein gives MLKAQGIIKSYGKLNVLKGIDLEIKANEIVSIMGASGAGKSTLLQILGTLDLPNGGQVWIDNTEITSLSGDDLAKFRNEKIGFVFQFHNLLPEFTALENVCMPALIAGKQMSEVEEKGKKLMTLLNVGDRFEHKPTELSGGEQQRCAIARALINDPLIIFADEPSGNLDSNNAEGLHNLFLELRDTMNQTFVIVTHNHELAKMADRQLWISDGKMDLSDDIHS, from the coding sequence ATGCTGAAAGCACAGGGGATCATAAAATCATACGGAAAACTGAACGTACTGAAAGGGATTGATCTAGAAATAAAAGCAAATGAAATCGTTTCTATAATGGGCGCTTCAGGAGCAGGAAAAAGTACTTTATTACAAATTTTAGGCACATTAGACCTTCCTAATGGAGGTCAAGTGTGGATAGATAATACTGAGATCACCTCTCTATCTGGCGACGATTTAGCTAAATTTAGAAACGAAAAAATTGGCTTTGTCTTTCAATTCCATAATCTTTTACCCGAATTTACTGCTTTAGAAAATGTTTGTATGCCTGCTTTAATTGCCGGTAAACAAATGAGCGAAGTTGAAGAAAAAGGAAAAAAATTGATGACACTACTAAATGTGGGCGATCGATTTGAACATAAACCTACAGAGTTATCTGGAGGCGAACAACAAAGATGTGCTATTGCAAGAGCACTTATTAATGACCCATTAATAATATTTGCAGACGAACCTAGTGGAAATCTAGATTCTAATAATGCAGAAGGGCTACATAACCTGTTTCTTGAGCTTAGAGATACAATGAACCAAACTTTTGTAATTGTTACTCATAATCATGAATTAGCTAAAATGGCTGACAGACAATTATGGATTAGTGATGGAAAAATGGATCTTTCTGACGATATTCATTCTTAG
- a CDS encoding LacI family DNA-binding transcriptional regulator, translating into MRKEQYTMQDIANELGISKSTVSRALKNHPDISQDTKNAVNKLAKEKDYQPNSLALSLRHNKSFVLGIIVPEIVHDFFANVISGVQTVAYNEGYNVMICISNESIEQEVVDTKAMYSSRVDGLLISTTKKTTDLSHLQSLVRKGVPLVMFDRVSDELDVSKVITDDHHGAYLATEHLIKQGCKKIVHLSGPNNLAIGINRKEGYKAALRDYKIAVDDNLIIPCPLGDLKEATEVTKQLLDSDLSFDAIFANNDVTAIGAMTSVKNKGLKIPEDISIVGFGDWRLSKLLEPPLTSIEQSGIDIGIQAATLLLEQIKAEEKDKEFKPRTEIIKSKLIKRESSTQR; encoded by the coding sequence ATGAGGAAAGAGCAATACACAATGCAAGATATTGCAAATGAATTGGGGATTTCTAAATCAACCGTTTCACGTGCTCTCAAAAATCATCCAGATATCAGCCAGGATACTAAAAATGCTGTCAACAAACTGGCTAAAGAAAAGGACTACCAACCTAATTCATTAGCTCTAAGTTTAAGACACAATAAATCTTTTGTGCTAGGTATTATAGTTCCAGAAATTGTCCATGACTTTTTTGCCAATGTTATTTCAGGAGTTCAAACTGTAGCTTATAATGAAGGTTATAATGTTATGATTTGTATTTCTAATGAAAGTATAGAACAAGAGGTAGTAGATACAAAAGCAATGTATTCTAGTAGAGTTGATGGTTTATTAATTTCAACTACAAAGAAAACTACTGATTTATCTCACCTTCAAAGCTTAGTTCGTAAAGGTGTTCCTTTGGTAATGTTTGACAGAGTTTCTGATGAACTTGATGTTAGTAAAGTAATTACAGACGACCACCATGGTGCTTATTTGGCTACAGAACATTTAATTAAGCAAGGTTGTAAAAAAATAGTCCATTTAAGTGGTCCTAATAATCTTGCTATTGGAATTAATAGAAAAGAAGGTTACAAAGCTGCTCTTAGAGATTATAAAATAGCTGTTGATGACAACTTAATTATTCCTTGCCCGCTTGGAGACTTAAAAGAAGCTACAGAAGTTACCAAACAACTTTTAGATTCTGATTTAAGTTTTGATGCCATTTTTGCAAATAATGATGTTACAGCAATTGGTGCTATGACTTCGGTAAAAAATAAAGGTCTAAAAATACCCGAAGACATCTCAATTGTAGGTTTTGGAGATTGGCGCTTGTCTAAGTTACTCGAACCACCTTTAACTTCAATAGAGCAATCAGGTATTGATATTGGAATACAAGCTGCAACTCTTCTTCTTGAGCAAATTAAAGCCGAAGAAAAAGATAAAGAGTTTAAACCAAGAACTGAGATTATTAAAAGTAAACTCATAAAAAGAGAATCTAGTACACAGAGATAA
- a CDS encoding SusE domain-containing protein: MKNLNKFCVGLSLLAAMTACKENTTEPKISSDTYVSAELLPESVDSNNIYVITEEAVNNEDSVFSTFMWTPSDYSGVNLQRNYVLELSNTEDFAVTQALGATAADETPVNYATMNNAVLALGLSAGNAHKVYSRVVTTVTPNVDTLYSSNLAFTVNPVFIAINYPKVYMPGDFSGWNNNAPNYTLASLNFDGNYEGYMPLTVKEDGTPANGEFKFVTIGGDWESQYGLTSAGLPADNPVDLISKSANGGSDPGNCNIPTGISTTAQQYRVEATIFDGADEGSYTLTPVAWGVIGDATGSWDADQDMTYVRASNTWTIDIDLVVGEMKFRANDDWAINFGQGDSGDNSLKFNAGNIKITEAGNYTVTMDLSTAPNWSYTLQKN; encoded by the coding sequence ATGAAAAATTTAAATAAATTTTGTGTAGGACTTTCGTTATTGGCTGCAATGACAGCCTGTAAAGAAAATACTACAGAACCAAAAATTTCTTCAGATACTTATGTATCTGCAGAACTTTTACCTGAATCTGTTGATTCAAATAACATTTATGTCATTACTGAAGAGGCAGTGAATAATGAAGATTCAGTATTCTCTACTTTTATGTGGACTCCATCAGATTATTCTGGTGTTAATCTTCAAAGAAACTATGTTCTTGAACTATCAAATACAGAAGACTTTGCAGTTACACAAGCATTAGGTGCTACAGCGGCAGATGAAACTCCTGTAAATTACGCTACAATGAATAATGCTGTTTTGGCATTAGGTTTATCTGCGGGTAATGCACACAAAGTATATTCAAGAGTTGTGACTACAGTTACACCTAATGTAGATACTTTATATTCAAGTAATTTAGCATTTACTGTTAATCCAGTTTTTATTGCAATTAATTACCCTAAAGTATATATGCCAGGAGATTTCTCTGGTTGGAACAATAATGCTCCAAATTATACATTAGCATCATTGAATTTTGATGGTAATTATGAAGGATATATGCCTTTAACAGTTAAAGAAGATGGAACTCCTGCAAATGGTGAATTTAAATTTGTAACAATTGGTGGTGACTGGGAATCTCAATACGGTTTAACATCAGCGGGTCTTCCTGCAGATAATCCTGTAGACTTGATTTCTAAGTCAGCTAACGGAGGTTCAGATCCTGGAAACTGTAATATACCAACAGGTATTTCAACAACAGCTCAACAATATAGAGTTGAAGCTACAATTTTTGATGGTGCAGATGAAGGTTCTTATACACTTACTCCTGTTGCTTGGGGTGTTATTGGTGACGCAACTGGAAGCTGGGATGCTGATCAAGATATGACATATGTTCGTGCTTCAAACACATGGACTATAGATATTGATTTAGTTGTTGGTGAAATGAAGTTTAGAGCTAATGATGATTGGGCAATAAACTTTGGTCAAGGTGATTCAGGAGATAATTCTTTAAAATTTAATGCGGGTAATATCAAAATTACTGAGGCAGGAAATTATACTGTGACAATGGATTTATCAACGGCTCCAAATTGGTCATATACTTTGCAAAAGAACTAA
- a CDS encoding RagB/SusD family nutrient uptake outer membrane protein, whose protein sequence is MKLNNIKRTLAVVASVAALSFTSCVGDLDTTPIDPNTISGADVFDDPSNYTKALAKLYSGYVVTGQVGPAGDADIGGIDEGASQYIRRYWELQQFPTDETINGWADGNLPKLSYMSWGSNNEFISALYSRIFYQISICNEFIRNTKDTDIVVDGLSTKEMYNEARFLRAYSYWHALDLFGNGIPFTTEADGVGKFLPNPAGKLNGPELFNYISSELRAVEADLSAPAPGAETGRANQAAAWMLLSRLYLNAESYGQPAKYDSALLYTNKVLNSGYALVTNNQGSTYSAYQTLFLADNNTSGSEIIWSHNENGLRSKSYGGSAYLIHASIGGTMDATEFGVNGGWGGNRSMKTLTQTLQYKSVDDRNLVHTDGQKEEINDPTQFTEGYAIAKFRNKTRAGAQGSDPTGDFVDTDFIVFRLAEAYLNYAELAARGVAGASQSQALNYVNALYTRANVPVAEHLKASEVNVEQIIKYERSRELYWEGLRRTDLIRLGQFTGGAYVWQFKGGVKDGASTSSIYNVCPIPSSDLGANPNLVQNPGY, encoded by the coding sequence ATGAAATTAAATAATATAAAAAGAACGCTAGCTGTTGTTGCATCAGTTGCAGCACTATCGTTCACATCATGTGTAGGTGATTTGGATACGACTCCAATTGATCCTAATACAATTTCGGGAGCAGATGTTTTCGATGACCCGTCAAATTATACAAAAGCCTTGGCTAAATTATATTCAGGCTATGTTGTAACAGGTCAAGTAGGTCCTGCAGGTGATGCAGATATTGGAGGTATTGATGAAGGTGCTTCTCAATATATTCGTAGATACTGGGAGCTTCAACAATTTCCAACTGATGAAACAATCAATGGTTGGGCAGATGGTAACTTACCAAAATTAAGTTACATGTCTTGGGGTTCTAACAACGAGTTTATATCTGCTTTGTATTCAAGAATTTTCTATCAAATATCTATTTGTAATGAATTTATACGTAATACAAAAGATACAGATATTGTAGTTGATGGTCTGTCAACTAAAGAAATGTACAATGAGGCTCGTTTCTTAAGAGCATATTCTTATTGGCATGCCTTAGATTTATTCGGGAATGGTATACCATTTACAACAGAAGCTGATGGTGTTGGTAAATTTTTACCAAACCCTGCTGGTAAATTAAATGGACCAGAATTGTTTAATTACATTTCTTCTGAATTAAGAGCTGTAGAAGCTGATTTATCAGCACCTGCTCCTGGAGCAGAAACAGGTAGAGCAAACCAAGCTGCTGCATGGATGTTATTATCTAGGTTATATTTAAATGCAGAGTCTTACGGGCAACCTGCTAAATATGATAGTGCATTACTTTATACAAATAAAGTATTGAATTCAGGTTATGCTTTGGTAACGAATAATCAAGGTTCTACATATTCTGCATATCAAACTTTATTTTTAGCAGATAATAATACTTCTGGAAGTGAAATTATTTGGTCGCATAACGAAAATGGTTTAAGATCTAAATCATATGGTGGTTCTGCATATCTAATTCATGCTTCTATTGGAGGTACTATGGATGCTACAGAATTTGGTGTGAATGGTGGATGGGGCGGTAATCGTTCTATGAAAACATTAACTCAAACTTTACAATATAAGTCAGTTGATGATAGAAACTTAGTCCACACAGATGGTCAAAAAGAAGAGATTAATGATCCAACTCAGTTTACCGAAGGTTATGCAATCGCTAAATTCCGTAATAAAACAAGAGCTGGAGCTCAAGGTTCAGATCCTACAGGTGACTTTGTAGATACAGACTTTATTGTATTTCGTTTAGCTGAAGCATATTTGAATTACGCTGAATTAGCGGCAAGAGGTGTTGCAGGAGCTTCTCAATCTCAAGCATTAAACTATGTAAATGCATTATATACTAGAGCAAATGTACCTGTAGCAGAACACCTTAAAGCTTCTGAAGTGAATGTTGAACAAATAATTAAATATGAACGTTCAAGAGAGCTTTATTGGGAAGGTTTAAGACGTACAGATTTGATAAGATTAGGTCAATTTACTGGAGGTGCTTATGTTTGGCAATTTAAAGGTGGCGTTAAAGATGGTGCTTCAACATCATCTATCTATAATGTTTGTCCAATACCTTCATCTGATTTAGGAGCAAACCCTAATTTAGTTCAAAACCCTGGTTATTAA
- a CDS encoding two-component regulator propeller domain-containing protein, whose protein sequence is MALIKGPHGSIWAGTQRGGISINNSQSFITIDAHLGLSDNRILDFAEGEKNEFWVATTNGINRIVNRKIKQYLVNNKTRYSVRDIEYDSINKTLYGINSKGHVFKLNQEFDKIKNINLPKNISRFTCLKSDNTGKLWVGTRSHGIFIIEKDSVIKRIVFDNDIEINVIKHFDKTKTIIGTNKGVRIINNISDVSPYQFLRNLHVQSLLVDQYKNLWIGTKSDGVYITKDGKITQHINKSNGIENNVTAIVEDDEDGIWIATDNGIFRYNNDAYTFYGKKFNIDERIIKTFQTRDFLTVLGSESALTFIENNTLKKKVKLPLKTRYLDIIEDSTNNIIIGTNNGVYKLITDKWVTISKNLNKDKVFRKPCILFNKGKNTYSFVGNSLYKIEDQQLQLIKTFDVKIGGSRITKVIYSNDKKTLWVATSGKGLVKIDQNFNVVSVFNPKHLTSPSYYITDLAVDENDNLWISTSDSGVCKLHKGADRIISFQDEKLALNIINTIGIDKNGNIWAGGNHGINHITILENDLVRIELYGKDEGFNSLLYYKSSCSVDHNQNLWFGSEKGAIKINPSHEVYSMTPPIIVYEGLEMFSDKFDWENYSNGIDLSTHLPIDLELPHDKNNISIDFVGISMNVPSKIRYKWRLIGYEDNFHPLTPNSKAFYPNLPTGDYIFQLQALNARGIASKISQDFKFTIQKRFFERRSIRALGVLIFVSLICYFFYYSIKQERIQRDILQEKVVERTREIKNARVKVEKAKETIEDTNEKLRQINERVRGSIKYAANIQNALIGCDGEFERLFPKSFNLSITKSEVTGDFTWLHENDKYIYLLLIDCTNHGVPAALISIIGNQLLDQLILDYPDIKGAELLSKLDMNLKSALNISENTVISDGMDIAVCRFEKGTRNLNFAGARRPLIIVENDELKTIKSNFCSIGIVFNDVTPSFDNFDMQLGENAICYLFSDGFSNQFNIDGEKFKKVNFKKLLFEVSSLPFAEQCSKLYSTFNNWKKGVEQGDDMMVVGFKYETNYAESTGDHKIIRKTERTERD, encoded by the coding sequence ATGGCTTTAATTAAAGGTCCGCATGGTAGTATATGGGCAGGTACTCAAAGAGGAGGTATTAGTATTAACAATAGCCAATCATTTATTACAATAGATGCACACCTAGGTTTATCAGACAATAGAATTTTAGACTTTGCTGAAGGTGAAAAAAACGAATTCTGGGTTGCAACTACAAACGGTATTAATCGAATAGTAAATAGAAAAATCAAACAATATCTTGTAAATAATAAAACTAGATATAGTGTAAGAGATATAGAATATGATTCTATAAATAAAACATTGTATGGTATCAATTCAAAAGGTCATGTTTTTAAATTAAATCAGGAATTTGATAAAATTAAAAACATCAACTTACCAAAAAACATTAGTCGTTTTACCTGCTTAAAAAGTGATAACACAGGGAAATTATGGGTTGGAACAAGAAGTCATGGTATTTTCATTATTGAAAAAGATTCAGTTATCAAGCGAATAGTATTTGATAATGATATAGAGATTAATGTCATAAAACATTTCGATAAAACCAAAACGATAATTGGTACTAACAAAGGGGTAAGAATAATAAATAATATCAGTGATGTTTCTCCTTATCAATTCTTAAGAAACCTTCATGTACAATCACTTCTCGTAGATCAATATAAAAACCTTTGGATTGGTACTAAGTCTGATGGTGTTTACATTACAAAAGATGGAAAAATAACACAGCACATCAATAAAAGTAATGGTATAGAAAATAATGTAACAGCTATTGTTGAAGATGATGAAGATGGTATCTGGATAGCAACAGACAATGGTATATTCAGATATAATAATGATGCATATACTTTCTATGGAAAAAAATTTAATATTGATGAAAGGATAATAAAAACTTTTCAAACACGTGATTTCTTAACTGTTTTAGGTTCAGAATCAGCGCTTACTTTCATAGAAAATAACACACTAAAAAAGAAAGTTAAGCTACCATTAAAAACCAGGTACCTCGATATAATTGAAGACTCAACAAATAATATTATAATTGGTACTAACAATGGTGTTTATAAATTGATAACAGATAAATGGGTTACTATCTCTAAAAACCTTAACAAAGATAAGGTTTTTAGAAAACCATGTATCCTGTTTAATAAAGGAAAGAACACTTATTCTTTTGTTGGTAATTCCCTTTATAAAATTGAAGACCAACAATTACAATTAATAAAAACTTTTGATGTAAAGATTGGAGGGTCTAGAATTACAAAAGTTATCTATTCTAATGATAAAAAAACTCTTTGGGTTGCTACTAGTGGAAAAGGACTAGTAAAAATAGATCAAAATTTTAATGTAGTTTCTGTATTCAATCCTAAGCATCTAACCTCTCCTAGTTATTATATCACAGATTTAGCTGTGGATGAAAATGATAATCTTTGGATTTCTACTTCTGATAGTGGTGTCTGTAAATTACACAAAGGAGCTGATAGAATAATCAGTTTTCAAGACGAAAAATTAGCTTTAAATATTATCAACACAATAGGTATTGATAAAAACGGAAATATCTGGGCAGGAGGTAATCACGGTATCAATCATATTACAATTTTAGAAAACGACCTTGTAAGAATTGAACTATATGGCAAAGATGAAGGATTTAATTCTTTGCTCTATTACAAGAGTAGTTGCAGTGTTGATCACAACCAAAATTTATGGTTTGGAAGTGAAAAAGGAGCTATTAAGATAAATCCTTCTCATGAAGTTTATAGCATGACCCCTCCTATTATCGTTTATGAAGGACTAGAAATGTTTTCAGATAAATTTGATTGGGAAAACTACAGCAACGGGATTGATTTAAGTACGCATTTACCTATAGATTTAGAATTACCACACGACAAGAATAATATATCTATTGATTTTGTAGGCATATCAATGAATGTACCTTCAAAAATTAGATATAAATGGAGATTAATTGGTTACGAAGATAACTTCCATCCCCTTACTCCAAATTCAAAAGCCTTTTACCCAAACCTACCAACTGGTGATTATATTTTCCAGTTACAAGCATTAAACGCTAGAGGAATTGCTTCTAAAATCAGTCAAGATTTTAAATTTACAATACAAAAAAGGTTTTTTGAAAGAAGAAGTATCAGAGCACTCGGTGTATTAATTTTTGTATCTCTTATTTGTTACTTCTTTTATTATTCAATTAAACAAGAACGTATTCAAAGAGATATTCTACAAGAAAAAGTAGTGGAACGTACCAGAGAAATTAAAAATGCTCGAGTTAAAGTAGAAAAAGCAAAAGAAACTATAGAAGATACTAATGAGAAACTTCGACAGATTAATGAACGAGTTAGAGGAAGTATAAAATATGCTGCAAATATCCAAAATGCTTTAATAGGTTGCGATGGAGAATTTGAAAGACTATTTCCTAAATCATTTAATTTAAGTATAACTAAAAGTGAAGTAACAGGGGATTTCACTTGGTTGCATGAAAATGACAAATACATTTATCTCTTATTAATTGATTGTACTAACCATGGTGTTCCTGCTGCATTAATTTCTATTATTGGAAATCAATTACTTGATCAATTAATTCTAGACTACCCAGATATTAAAGGAGCTGAACTTTTATCTAAGTTAGATATGAATTTAAAATCTGCACTAAATATCTCTGAAAACACTGTAATTAGTGACGGTATGGATATAGCTGTTTGCAGATTTGAAAAAGGAACAAGGAATTTAAACTTTGCTGGTGCTAGAAGACCACTAATTATTGTTGAAAATGATGAATTGAAAACAATTAAAAGTAATTTTTGCAGTATCGGGATAGTTTTTAATGATGTTACTCCAAGTTTTGATAACTTTGATATGCAATTAGGAGAAAATGCTATCTGTTATTTATTTTCGGACGGTTTTTCTAACCAATTTAATATAGATGGCGAAAAATTTAAAAAAGTAAACTTTAAAAAACTACTTTTTGAAGTATCTTCGCTTCCGTTTGCAGAGCAATGTAGTAAACTCTACTCCACTTTTAATAATTGGAAAAAAGGCGTAGAGCAAGGTGACGATATGATGGTCGTCGGATTCAAATATGAAACAAATTATGCTGAAAGCACAGGGGATCATAAAATCATACGGAAAACTGAACGTACTGAAAGGGATTGA